TTATGGTGAAGAAACTCGATATTACTACACTTATCAGTCAGCATGGTGATATCCTAACCAGTCTATTCGATCATATGTCGGACATGTTCTTTCTCATGGCAGTCGAACAAGATGCGGACGGGGAGTATCAGTTTCGCTATGTCTTGATGAATCCATCCGCTATGCACGTTGCCCAATTGTGCGAGGAAGCATACGGAAAAACGTTTGAGGATGTGTATCCTCATGAAAAAACCAGCTTATTACAGCACATGTACACGCAAGCAGTAAAAAGCGGGAGTCCGATCCACTTTACTGCGAATGGTGACATCATTGGCGAATCCATTCTTTCTCCTGTCTACGATAGTAATGGCGTATGCACGCATGTCTTTTCTATTACCCGCGATGTTACCGAGCGCACAAATCTGGAGTCGCAGCTGGCTTATATGGCGTATCATGATGTGCTCACGGGATTGCCGAACAGACGCCTTCTCTCCGAAAAGCTCCAGCAAGCTCTACGTGCAGCCCAAGCAAAAGAGGAGATAGTCGCTGCCCTCTATCTGGACTGTGATCGTTTTAAGGAAATCAACGATACGTGGGGACATGACACAGGAGATCTGTTTTTACAGATGCTGGCTACACGCCTCAAGTCATCCGTCCGAGATGGAGATATCGTCGCGCGCCTGGGTGGAGATGAGTTTGTCGTCGTCCTGACCGGCATCCACTCCGAACGTCAGGTTGAAAAAATTGCGAACCGTATCCTGCTTGCGACTCAAGAGCCGTGGATGATCGAGGACCGAGCCATACCGTTTTCGACAAGCATAGGCATTGCCCTCTACCCAGCATCTGCAAGCGAAGCTGAACAACTGTTGAGCAATGCAGACAAAGCACTTTATCAAGCCAAAAATACAGGGCGCAATCGTTTCTTTTTCTTTGACCCCATTTGATTATTGACTGTAAAACAAAAACACTGCCAAGACGGAGAACAGCAAACTCACCACATACAGAATGATGACCGTCTGCTTCGTAGACAACCCCCGGGACATGAGCCGATGATGAACATGTCGACGATCCGCTTGGTACATGGGGGAGCCTGCCAAAAGCCGACTGATCATGACCTGTACAGTGTCTATGATAGGCAAGCCTACTGCCAACACAGTCACGACTAACGAAATGAGCGTAGCCCCTTTCATCGTTCCTTCCAACGAGATCACGCCGAGAGCGAATCCCAAAAACATCGAACCCGCGTCACCCATAAAAATTTTCGCCGGATAAAAATTAAAGCGAAGAAAAGCGAGTGCAGCACCTGCCAGTGCGACAGCCAATAGTGCTGTTAATTCTTGACCTTTGAGCATCGACAAAAAGAATAAGGTCACCGCTGAGATCACAGTAGCACCTGCAGCGAGTCCGTCCACTCCATCCAAAAAATTCACCATATTGATCAAACCGACGATCCACAGCACGGTCATCAGCAGGGAAACCAGGATTGGAAATGAGACATACATCCCTTCCTCTCCCCCCAGCCACATGAAATTGATTCCCCGAAAGCGAATATCCATGAGGAATGTCAGCGTCGCTACCAATAACTGCACCATCAGCTTCGGCAGTGCCGGAAATTCTTTTTTCTTCGACTTGTAGGTATCGTCTACCCATCCAATGGCCACCAGCATGGCCCCTCCAACTGCCAAAACTGCAACGGTTTTTTGCGCCCCTGCAAAAAAAGTTGACACCAACAAGAGACCAACGAACATGGCCAAACCACCAGATAATGGGATCGGTCTGCTATGTCCCTTTCTCCCCTTGGGCATATCCAGCAGCTTTGTTTTCCAAGCCAGCCAATTTGCTACTGGCATTAACAAATACACAACAAAAAACGAGGAGAGTCCTGACACGATATAAGTAAACAGTTACCCTCACCTGCTTTGCCCTTCATTTTGTCTTTAGTGTGGACAAAATGGGAACAAAAAAGCCGCCCCTGTAAAAGAGGCAGCCTTTTTTATTGAGAAGCTTAGAGTTTTTCGGAAACCATTTTTGCTTGAGTGAAGAGCAAGAGGTAGTCTGGTCCACCCGCTTTGGAGTCTGTACCGGACATGTTGAAGCCTCCAAATGGATGTACACCTACCAAAGCGCCTGTGCACTTGCGGTTGAAGTACAGGTTACCAGCATGGAACTCTTCGCGTGCACGCTCCAGGTTTTCACGGTTGCGGCTGATGACAGCGCCAGTCAAGCCGTATTCAGTGTTGTTCGCGATTTCCAGTGCATGATCGAAATCATTGGCTTTCGCGAACGCTACCACTGGGCCGAAGATTTCTTCTTGCATGATGCGAGCTTGTGGATCTACATCTGCAAATACAGTTGGCATGATGAAGTAGCCGGATTCTGGACCTTTTTCGCCACCTGCAACCAGTTTACCTTCTGTTTTACCAATCTCGATATACTCGAGGATTTTGTTGTAAGCTTTCTCGTCAACCACAGGACCTGTGTAGAATTCGTTGGTTCTGATGTCGCCTACTGTCAGTTGTTTGGTCAGCTCTACTACGCGGCCCAGTACTTGATCGTACACGTCTTGGTGAACGATAGCGCGGGAGCAAGCGGAACATTTTTGACCGGAGAAGCCGAATGCAGAAGCCACGATGGACTGTGCAGCCAACTCGGTGTCGCAGTCGTTGTCAACCACGATGGAGTCTTTACCGCCCATTTCAGCCACCAGACGCTTCATCCATTTTTGACCTGGACGATGTTTCGCAGCCAGTTCGTTGATACGCAGACCTACGTCACGGGAACCTGTGAAGCTGATGAAACGAGTCAGGTTGTGCTCTACGAGGTAATCGCCGATTTCGCTACCAGAACCTGGTACGAAGTTCACAACACCAGCTGGTACGCCAGCGTCTTCGAGGATTTCCATGAATTTCGCAGCGATAACTGGAGTGGTAGAAGCAGGCTTCAATACAACAGTGTTACCCGCTACGAGAGCAGCTGTCGTCATACCAGCCATGATCGCCAGAGGGAAGTTCCAAGGCGGGATAACGATACCTACGCCGAGTGGAACATAGTACAATTCGTTGTCCTCATCCGGGATACGAGGCAGGTCATGGCGCTGGGACAGCTTATCCATTTGACGGCCATAGTATTCCATGAAGTCGATTGCTTCTGCTGTGTCAGCATCAGCTTCTGGCCAGCTTTTTCCTGCTTCTTTTACGAGCCAAGCAGAGAACTCATGCTTGCGGCGACGCAGGATTGCGGCTGCTTTATACAGATAGCGGGAACGTGATTGTGCAGGCACTTTTTTCCATGTTTCAAAAGTGCTAGCAGCTGTTTGGATCGCTTTTTCAGCCAGTGCTTGGTCAGCCTGGGAAACAACGCCCACTACTTGTTCTTTATTAGAAGGGTTGAAGGAGCTGGATTTCTTTTCAGTTGTGATGCGTTCTCCGCCGATGATAAGTGCATACTCACGGCCAAGCTCACTTTCTACCTTAGCGAGCGCTTCTTCAAATGCCTTTTTATTTTCTGGCAGACTAAAATTGGTAAACGCCTCGTTTTTGAATTCCACTTGCATCTGTGACGCCTCCTTATCGATATCTTCCATGTTTCGGATCACTCATAAAACATATGCAAGGATCATACCAACCAAACAATTAAAGCTCGACTCTATTAGTGTTTGCATTTTTGCCGAAAAATCACCGCCAAGATTCAAGAAGTATTTCGAACACTTTTGTACACACACCGTTCATCACTTTACACTTTTGTTCAACCAACTACCTTTTGTGTACAAAAAAACACCCAAATTACTCACCTTCTCAGGCAATCATTCGGGTGCTTGTTGCTTTTGCTTATTGTCTGTAAATATGCATATACGGCTCACCAGTTGTCGGTCGAATGTAGAGCGACAATGGCTTGTTCATCGACTGCACGTACATGTTGACATGGACGTTCTTATCGAAAAGTTGGTTGATACTGCCCGCTGCAAATTGAGTAAACTGCAATACCTCTGTCCTGGAGTCATACTCTGCCGTAGCTGTAATTGTCATTTCCGTCAACCTGCCATCCATGAAGCGCCCCAGACCAGTCATCCCGATGTACTCACCGAAATAACCCTTAGACTGGCGCATGAGCTTATCGTATTGCAAGGACACCTCTGGGTACTTCTTCTCAGCCTCAGGGCTTGGGAATAGTAAAAATTCCTCTTCGATCGGCAGCCACTTGGATATTGTTGCTTCATTCGCCCCTACAGTTCCTGACATGATAAAGTGACCTGGCACCAGAGAAGAATTCGCTTCCGGTACTTGATACATCAAAATCAATATCGGAACCTGCGGGCTGTTGGCACGTACAGACTGCACAATACGAGCTGCGACCTGCTGGCCTTTTGCTTGCAGTTCTTGAGTCGTGTAGACCTTGTCCTGACCGGTTGCATCCTGGTAGTTCGGCGAAAGCGACAAGCCCAACACCATGCCAGCCAAGCTCTTATCCTTTTTGTTCAGGTAATCATGCTCCAAC
This genomic stretch from Brevibacillus sp. DP1.3A harbors:
- a CDS encoding GGDEF domain-containing protein, whose product is MVKKLDITTLISQHGDILTSLFDHMSDMFFLMAVEQDADGEYQFRYVLMNPSAMHVAQLCEEAYGKTFEDVYPHEKTSLLQHMYTQAVKSGSPIHFTANGDIIGESILSPVYDSNGVCTHVFSITRDVTERTNLESQLAYMAYHDVLTGLPNRRLLSEKLQQALRAAQAKEEIVAALYLDCDRFKEINDTWGHDTGDLFLQMLATRLKSSVRDGDIVARLGGDEFVVVLTGIHSERQVEKIANRILLATQEPWMIEDRAIPFSTSIGIALYPASASEAEQLLSNADKALYQAKNTGRNRFFFFDPI
- a CDS encoding MraY family glycosyltransferase is translated as MFVGLLLVSTFFAGAQKTVAVLAVGGAMLVAIGWVDDTYKSKKKEFPALPKLMVQLLVATLTFLMDIRFRGINFMWLGGEEGMYVSFPILVSLLMTVLWIVGLINMVNFLDGVDGLAAGATVISAVTLFFLSMLKGQELTALLAVALAGAALAFLRFNFYPAKIFMGDAGSMFLGFALGVISLEGTMKGATLISLVVTVLAVGLPIIDTVQVMISRLLAGSPMYQADRRHVHHRLMSRGLSTKQTVIILYVVSLLFSVLAVFLFYSQ
- a CDS encoding CamS family sex pheromone protein translates to MKVKFLTGCGFFTAILLVMALTGCSLIPGGKDKAPEPTTPSLSEVVEVSEDYYGSITPYQPNQTRGMLGDTKYRIDFSHLELGLMEFARETFPTSDYYFQEGQVVKKEQVTQWIAQEKTAGANGKKKSGILVHVLEHDYLNKKDKSLAGMVLGLSLSPNYQDATGQDKVYTTQELQAKGQQVAARIVQSVRANSPQVPILILMYQVPEANSSLVPGHFIMSGTVGANEATISKWLPIEEEFLLFPSPEAEKKYPEVSLQYDKLMRQSKGYFGEYIGMTGLGRFMDGRLTEMTITATAEYDSRTEVLQFTQFAAGSINQLFDKNVHVNMYVQSMNKPLSLYIRPTTGEPYMHIYRQ
- the pruA gene encoding L-glutamate gamma-semialdehyde dehydrogenase, coding for MQVEFKNEAFTNFSLPENKKAFEEALAKVESELGREYALIIGGERITTEKKSSSFNPSNKEQVVGVVSQADQALAEKAIQTAASTFETWKKVPAQSRSRYLYKAAAILRRRKHEFSAWLVKEAGKSWPEADADTAEAIDFMEYYGRQMDKLSQRHDLPRIPDEDNELYYVPLGVGIVIPPWNFPLAIMAGMTTAALVAGNTVVLKPASTTPVIAAKFMEILEDAGVPAGVVNFVPGSGSEIGDYLVEHNLTRFISFTGSRDVGLRINELAAKHRPGQKWMKRLVAEMGGKDSIVVDNDCDTELAAQSIVASAFGFSGQKCSACSRAIVHQDVYDQVLGRVVELTKQLTVGDIRTNEFYTGPVVDEKAYNKILEYIEIGKTEGKLVAGGEKGPESGYFIMPTVFADVDPQARIMQEEIFGPVVAFAKANDFDHALEIANNTEYGLTGAVISRNRENLERAREEFHAGNLYFNRKCTGALVGVHPFGGFNMSGTDSKAGGPDYLLLFTQAKMVSEKL